The window CACAGATGTGTTGAAGTGAAGTTTCAAATATCACTCTGACTCAAAAGAAAGGGAACGCTCTAAATTGCAGTTATGGATTTGTAACAGAGCTGGTTCTGACATACCCCTTTTTAAGGCAATCTGCCCCAAGCTAAAAAGCAATAGATGTATTTATCTAACAAAAGTTAATGTGCTTCTGGGCAACTCAGGAGGTCACCTAGtatataatttattataaaatttctaTGTTAGATTAATAGACGAGTAGAATGTAACAAACTTGGGGAGAAACGGCACGGCACGCTGGCCAACGGCACACTCCACAATCTCAGCAATCACTTAGATTCCTGACTGTGACTTACTAAATGTGACATTGCAGGACTTACATAATCTTCACTAGTTAGTCATCTGTACACCGGGGAAAATAACATTAGTTAGCTGCTTTATAGGATTATTATGAAAATTGAATATTAGTTATTATTCTAATATAACACTAATTTAACATGAAAAGACAACCTTGTGAAATCCATGCAATGGGCAAGTAATTACCTTTTATCTTTCTTTCATTGCTTATCAACTGTCCCTTTAATACTGAACTGAACAATCTTTTTTGGAATTGCCTAAAGTTTGTTCATCTACATACTACATGAGAATTGTCTTAAAGGAGCCTGGATCTGTGTTCAGATGCCTCAGTACGTGCCTCGCTGCATGCCTACTTGGTGTCCTCACACACTGGCGCAAGCAACTGTCTTTTGAGTTTTTAGTTTAGAGTAGCTTTTGTCAAAGTTTTTCAACCATCTTCAAAACATCTAAAACCCTAACCAAATATGTGTCACTTGCTGACTCTTGCTCAATGGGGTGGCTTCAGTCAACGAAGTGACCACACTggcaaataaaaatcaagcaaatTCTGCACAAAATACAGCACAATTGTCAAGGAGTTTCTGAAAGACATGATGCTGATGGAATACTGAAGGATATCATCAACCTGAGAAAAGTCTAAAATATTCCGGAAGATGAAAAACCCTAGGAGAAACCCACCaataccatcttttttttttttaagaaaaaaaaaatttactggaaaggcaattTATTCTCCatgtggctacaaaggccagacctgtttcttccaggtctcccacgcgggtgcagggtcccaaggctttgggctgtccttgactgccttcccaggccacaagcagggagctggatgggaagtggagctgccgggacacaaaccagcacctacaggggatcccagtgcgtgcaaggtgaagatgtagccactgagccatcacgcagTTCCCCCTCAACTCCCACCCTTCACCCCAACTCCCCACCAATATCATCTTAAGTTTAATCAATACCATCTTAAGATTAAAATAGCCAAGGCTGGACATgtgagaaaagcaatggaagacttTGTTGAGAACTTCTTAGAAGTTAAGGAAACTAGGAAAATCCCacaccctatggaattgtaccataaaatttaaaaattaagcaaaaaaaaaaaaagaagttaagggAACATTGTATAACATTCATTTTAAGACAAGCctttttatggtttatttacttctttattttcacttttatttcaaattttgaacTTTATAGTACAATTTTGTGGAGTCTGGGTAGACAAgccttttatatataattttttaagaagaatAGTATCAAATGAGAATAGCACAGTCATGAagtagttttgctttgtttttacacTTTCTTAAGTAAACTTGATGAAGAACATGTCTATCAGGACAGTGCAGCTCTGCGGCTGCAGTTACATTGGAGGCTGCTGTCTGAATTTGAGCCTCTTTGTGAATGTGAGACATAAGACTCAATGGCTCTCTCAGCCCGCAACCTGCTCCCAGGTTAGGCCAACAGGAATTACTCCATTTCTTACTAGTTTGTACACTGCCAATCAACAGAATTTAGAGTAGTTTGTTCACTATCACACTGCAAGCTTGGCCATACCTAAACACAGGTGTTATCTGGTTGTGTTTTCTCAACAAATAGCAGGTGGCACCAATCTGACCCAGGAATCTCCTTACCGAACACCAGGATTTATTTCAATGCTGTCTCCCACATACGGCTCATCCTGCCCCTTGACACCCACTCTGAGTGGTTGAAGTGTTTATAATACCACTTACCTGCAGGAGAGTCCAACAGAGCAAATAAAGTTGTCTTGGAGATGAGGTTCTCCTGATGGGGTTACATCTGGCTCCTTTCAAATTATCTCTGTGTGTTTTCACAGAGCCAGTAATATAAATGTATACCATCCAACGGTGCATTTCAACTTTAGTGAGAGTGTAATTACCCAGCAAACACTGAAAGGATGCAAGAATTGCTCCACTCATTGGAGAAGGAGGGACAGCTGGTCAGGGTGCATAGATTAAGAAaatccaaaagaaacaaacaaagaagCCTGTGAAAAGAATCTAGAACATAATAGGAGGAAATAAATCACGTAAGAGATGAAGAAGAGTTAAAAGTAATTTAAAGGATCAAAAGAAAGTTATAAGCAAAAATTAATGAACTATTAAAAGCAGTACACTACACGCATTAAAGGCCTGGATCTTTTGAAGGAGAAAAAACATATtgtaaaaaatgataaatatttgacATATCTCCTTAAGCAATTCTCTGTTCTTCAGATGTTTGAAAGATATTGATTTACTGGAATTTACTATGCCTCCACTTTTAGTATTTATTCCTGTATTAAAAAAATCCACATCACCTTCAATTTATTACGGCAGTGAGATAGTAAGCCATCATTACCTAAAGTGCATAGCTACACTTAAGTAAGCTAAACCCACTTGAGCTTGAGAAATGATGAATTAAACAAAGTCAAATAatgtttttaacttaaaaatatatactcatTTTTAGAGAAATACAACCAGCCAACATTCACTGTGTCTCAAATGGGGATTATAGTGTATGGCATTTTGCAAACTTATTtgcaaagctttctttttgtcAGGAAAACTCAATGTGGGCTTGCTACAACAAACATTGTGGCTAAAATGAGAAACAATACAAGAATGTCACGACCACCATTACTATTGCACGTTGCTGTACAATGTGTAATCCATGTGGCTACAACGCATTATAAACTTTACAAAGTaccaagaaaaacacaaaagggTCAACTGAGTGCTTCTGAAATTAATGGATCTGAATAAATTGCCAAGTTAAGATAATTATGATTTTCTGTAACAAAAATAAGCACACAGGTTACACAAAGAGGTCCCATTAGTGGTATCAGTGTATTCCCTCTGCGTCTTACATCCTAGGAATACACttatcaaaaatcaaatagaatttGAATAAGTAAAATCTTGAAGTATATAAGTAGGTTTATAAAACAGGTAATGTATGTCTCTGGAAAGCAATGAAATCCTGCAATTCTCACCattacatgtatttaaaaattccCGATTTATTTTGTATGGAAATTCTTTTCTATAAAGTTCATCtggtaaaataacattttaaaatcatcacaaaactattaaaaaaataaataagcagatcaacacagaactcacctgaaCAGACACGAATTCTTATTTCTAACTCAATAATTACAGGCTGGTTTACTGGGACTAGAATGTTCAGTGGAactaaaaaaaatccaagcaCGGAACAGAACATACTTCCCTTGGGGATAAACAGAATACCTAAATCCACAGATCAAATTCCAGAtagggaaaaaatgcaaaaaaataaaaagcagaaatattaGAGAAACATAGAGAAACATTTTTTATCTAATCTTGGGGTGGGAAAACTCCGGAAACATGACCCAGTGGccagaagcaaaaaggaaaagatttatccattttaaatttttttatttttttttagtcatttttaatgcatttttcccTGTGCACAAGAGAAATAACTGATAAAGTCAAAGAATACACTTTCCTTTTATACATAGCAGTTAAAGTAATGCAAACATCACATGACACTTTCAGTGAAAGTTACATTTCCAATTACAAATCAAAATGCATATTAGGGTCTCTTTATGGGAGAATCTGAGAAGGAAGTCTTAGGTAAAATCACTTTCCTGGCATTACTACACTGACCCTCCAGGCTGCACAAAGATTAAGGTCATATACAGTCAATCTGCAAATGTTGACACAATGTTACACTGTAAGTTTTCTGTACAATTAAATGTATACTTAGATATACCAGGATAAACATTTCTACTATAGTTTAACTGAACTTGCCTAGCCAACATTTCACTGAGAAATTTATCAAATATGCTGTAAGATTCTACAAAACTGTGAGACATAACTAGCTCCACAATATTTCTGGTATCCTTTCTCCTTTTGGTTACACATATTCTGCTCAGAGATTCTACTGCAATATTTCTAGATGTACAGTTCCAATTGTGCTTACTGTACTGTGTACAAACATAGCAAAAAAGATCGACGAATGGTACAAATCTTACAGCATTTTGCTAGCAAAAATACATGCCAAAGTCACAAGAAGCAATATTGTACCACAAATTAGAGAGCTTCAAAtaatttgcttctgtttttaatATCGTTCATTCTACATTAAATTACTATCATAGGCTaatgttaaaatgcaaataaatcagACATCTGTAGGACAAAACTTGTTCACCCAACTGTGAAGGCTGATACCTGTTCCAAAAGTCACAATAAATGCAGAATAAAGAGAAAAGTTCACATGCAACAGCTTTGAGTGAGACAGCATTGATCCCCACCATTCAAAACGGAGAAGGAAATCAAAGGACACGAAGGCAGGGGGAGGAAGAGATAGGGAAAGGGAAGGGGTTAAGGGAGGGAAGGaacggggagggagggaaggactcCACCTTAAAATGCATCGTATTAAGATTTATAACTAAACAGATTTAAAAGAATCAAAATCAAAGTATAGCACGATTCTGTGTGTGATTAAAGATTTAAGAGCCATTATCAAaaataagatacatttttttcaaggtACAGAAACGTAATTAGGACGGCTGGGAGCCCAGCAGCCTCTCAATGGCCGCATTGATGTCGCCTCCTGTTGCTATCAGAGCCTGCAAGTTTGCTTCGCGGTTTAAGAAGCCCATTGCGTTGAGCTGTTCCAGTTGCTGCTGGAATCGGACTTCTGCGTTCGGCAGCTGCGGAGGATTTGCCCCAGCCAGAGCCTGcaccatttgctgaatgaactGCTGGTTCGGTCCAGGTTCTGACGTCGGACTTGTAGTTTCGCTGGGTGCAGAGCTGGGCACGCTGGCTCCAGTGGGGGCACCAGAGCCAGTGGAGCCAGGGGTGCCTGCAGGGCCAGTGGGTCCTATAGGCCCAATAGGGCCTATTGGGGTGAACGGGACTATGGGCCCTATGGGGCCTATGGGAGTGACCGGGCCCACCGGGCCGATGGCGGTTCCCAGCACTCCCACCCCCACGCCAGGAGTGAAGCTGGGAATGAGGCCAGGCGCTTCAGTGGCTAATGTTTGTAGCCCCTGCTGGATCTGCATTAAAGCCTGCATTGCTCTCGGGTTTGACATGGCCGAGAGTGTGTCTGGATTCTGCATCTGCTGCAGGAAAGCCGGGAGCTGTGGACGCAtctgctcctgcagctgaggatTGGCAGTGAACAGCGGGCTGTTCAGCATCATCTGTGCAGCCAGGTCTGgattctggctcagtgactgcATCATGCTTCTCATGTAGGGTGCGGACAGCATGTTCTGAATCAGCTGGGGGTTTTCAGTGATCTGCTGCAGCAGACTCTGCATTCCTGGAGTACTGAAAATGCTGGCAACGTAATTGGCTGCCGCCACGGTGTTCCCAGCAGCATTGCTGGAGCCACTGCCAGAGCCACTGGCAGTGCTTGTGGTCGTGCTGGTGGTCGCAGAGCTCTGCGTGGCCGGTGGGGGCGCCCACGGATTAGGTAGTGGATCTCGATTTTCTGTGCGGGAAGGCTGAGTGCCTTCCCCAGAGGGGGAACTGCTCCCCACCGAGG is drawn from Ochotona princeps isolate mOchPri1 chromosome X, mOchPri1.hap1, whole genome shotgun sequence and contains these coding sequences:
- the UBQLN2 gene encoding ubiquilin-2; its protein translation is MAENGESSGPPRPSRGPAAAPGSAATPTEPKIIKVTVKTPKEKEEFAVPENSSVQQFKEAISKRFKSQTDQLVLIFAGKILKDQDTLMQHGIHDGLTVHLVIKSQNRPQGQSTTQPSSAAATTTTSASTPRSNSTPISTNSNPFGLGSLGGLAGLSSLGLSSTSFSELQSQMQQQLMASPEMMIQIMENPFVQSMLSNPDLMRQLIMANPQMQQLIQRNPEISHLLNNPDIMRQTLEIARNPAMMQEMMRNQDLALSNLESIPGGYNALRRMYTDIQEPMLNAAQEQFGGNPFASVGSSSPSGEGTQPSRTENRDPLPNPWAPPPATQSSATTSTTTSTASGSGSGSSNAAGNTVAAANYVASIFSTPGMQSLLQQITENPQLIQNMLSAPYMRSMMQSLSQNPDLAAQMMLNSPLFTANPQLQEQMRPQLPAFLQQMQNPDTLSAMSNPRAMQALMQIQQGLQTLATEAPGLIPSFTPGVGVGVLGTAIGPVGPVTPIGPIGPIVPFTPIGPIGPIGPTGPAGTPGSTGSGAPTGASVPSSAPSETTSPTSEPGPNQQFIQQMVQALAGANPPQLPNAEVRFQQQLEQLNAMGFLNREANLQALIATGGDINAAIERLLGSQPS